In Gammaproteobacteria bacterium, the following proteins share a genomic window:
- a CDS encoding DUF4136 domain-containing protein, translated as MRVGKMFCPLMLLALGLTAACSQGVRYEAHRSAEVEFSTFSTFRLIEHTEDETMRPVYDLAQQEVQRQLRAVLTDKGYREVDSAADFTVDYLLMSTARFQQGGHDRYFMKDRVQLASGTESTMANPIVEGSLHVHFLEGDNGRAIADLTASKLVDSGNVDLDEIAGIVRRMLRDVPAAASKAD; from the coding sequence ATGAGAGTAGGGAAGATGTTCTGCCCGTTGATGCTTCTGGCCCTGGGGCTGACGGCAGCCTGTTCCCAGGGTGTCCGCTACGAGGCGCATCGCAGCGCCGAGGTCGAGTTCTCGACCTTTTCCACGTTCAGGCTGATCGAGCACACCGAGGACGAAACCATGCGTCCGGTCTATGACCTTGCCCAGCAGGAGGTGCAGCGGCAGTTGCGGGCGGTATTGACCGACAAGGGTTACCGGGAAGTGGACAGCGCGGCGGATTTCACCGTCGACTACCTGTTGATGTCCACCGCCCGGTTCCAGCAGGGCGGGCATGATCGTTACTTCATGAAGGATCGCGTGCAGCTTGCCAGCGGTACCGAGTCCACCATGGCAAACCCGATTGTCGAGGGCAGCCTGCACGTGCATTTCCTGGAGGGCGACAATGGCAGGGCGATTGCCGACCTGACCGCCAGCAAGCTGGTCGATTCGGGCAATGTCGACCTGGACGAAATCGCTGGCATCGTACGACGCATGCTGCGCGATGTTCCGGCCGCTGCCAGCAAGGCTGACTGA
- a CDS encoding monovalent cation:proton antiporter-2 (CPA2) family protein: protein MEGGNLDTILILLGMTVLAVTLLMRLRLPPILGYLITGLVVGPYGLGWLPNSADTRQLAEFGVVFLLFTLGLEFSLARLLAMKKEVLVLGGLQVVITTLTVVLVSAAFGISTPVAVVIGGAFAMSSTAIVAKQLKEQVELHQPHGRLAIGTLLFQDIAVVPFIILIASLSDGQTTSLWNNLGLALLKAAAVLSLVWLIGRWMLRPIFHEIAKARSAELFTLAVLLFTLAAAFLTHGAGLSLALGAFLAGMMLGETEFRHQVEADIRPFRDMLLGLFFITIGMLVNPAAIQPVWYWVVLGGLVLVAFKLMTIMLLARLITSEWNTAFRAGLVLAHGGEFSFALFTLAIAGGLLNESLAQIALGSVMLSMAVSPLLIRYNLRISRQLFADTETTERDMLEHDVSAHHIIADDHVIICGFGRVGQNIARVLENENIDYVALDLDPYRVRAARAAGDPVYFGDATHLDVLHAAGLDRAKALVQSYYGIDVSMKILEQVRKTHKELPIIVRTRDDNYLDQLQEAGATEVVPETFEASLMIIAHLLQSLGVPVKRIIRDIQDVRAHRYELLRSVFRGKQARRIEQTHSLREQLGTYELGSDDHAVGKVIADLHLENYGVVVTAIRRDGILGRQPDGSTVLREHDVLVMFGTPEDLERAEERILKG, encoded by the coding sequence TTGGAAGGCGGCAATCTCGATACCATCCTGATCCTGCTTGGCATGACGGTGCTGGCCGTCACGCTGCTGATGCGCCTGCGCCTGCCGCCGATCCTCGGCTACCTGATTACCGGCCTGGTGGTCGGCCCCTACGGTCTCGGCTGGCTGCCGAATTCCGCCGACACCCGCCAGCTGGCGGAATTCGGCGTGGTCTTCCTGCTGTTCACCCTCGGGCTCGAATTCTCGCTGGCCCGCCTGCTGGCCATGAAAAAGGAAGTGCTGGTGCTTGGCGGCCTGCAGGTCGTGATCACCACGCTGACCGTGGTGCTGGTATCGGCGGCGTTCGGCATTTCCACCCCGGTGGCCGTGGTCATCGGTGGTGCCTTCGCCATGTCGTCGACCGCGATTGTCGCCAAGCAACTGAAAGAACAGGTCGAACTGCACCAGCCGCATGGCCGCCTGGCCATCGGCACGCTGCTGTTCCAGGACATTGCTGTCGTTCCCTTCATCATCCTGATCGCCTCCCTGAGTGACGGGCAGACGACCTCCCTGTGGAACAACCTGGGCCTGGCGCTGCTGAAGGCCGCTGCCGTGCTGAGCCTGGTCTGGCTGATCGGTCGCTGGATGCTGCGGCCGATCTTTCACGAGATCGCCAAGGCCCGTTCGGCGGAGCTGTTCACCCTGGCGGTGCTGCTGTTCACGCTGGCCGCCGCTTTCCTCACGCATGGCGCAGGCCTGTCACTGGCACTGGGCGCTTTCCTCGCCGGCATGATGCTCGGCGAGACCGAATTCCGTCACCAGGTGGAGGCCGACATCCGGCCGTTCCGCGACATGCTGCTCGGCCTGTTCTTCATCACCATCGGCATGCTGGTCAACCCGGCTGCGATCCAGCCGGTCTGGTACTGGGTGGTGCTCGGCGGCCTGGTGCTGGTTGCATTCAAGCTGATGACCATCATGCTGCTGGCACGCCTGATCACCAGCGAATGGAACACGGCCTTCCGTGCCGGCCTGGTGCTCGCGCATGGCGGCGAATTCAGCTTTGCGCTGTTCACGCTGGCCATTGCCGGCGGCCTGTTGAACGAATCACTGGCACAGATCGCGCTGGGCAGCGTGATGTTGAGCATGGCGGTCAGTCCGCTGTTGATCCGCTACAACCTGCGCATCAGTCGGCAGCTGTTTGCCGATACCGAGACTACCGAGCGCGACATGCTGGAGCACGACGTCTCGGCGCACCACATCATTGCCGATGATCACGTGATCATCTGCGGCTTCGGCCGTGTGGGGCAGAACATCGCGCGCGTGCTGGAAAACGAGAACATCGATTACGTCGCGCTCGATCTCGACCCCTACCGCGTACGCGCGGCACGTGCGGCAGGTGACCCGGTGTACTTCGGGGATGCGACCCACCTCGACGTGCTGCACGCGGCGGGACTGGATCGCGCCAAGGCACTGGTGCAGTCCTACTACGGCATCGACGTTTCGATGAAGATTCTCGAGCAGGTCCGCAAGACGCACAAGGAACTGCCGATCATCGTGCGCACCCGCGATGACAACTACCTCGACCAGTTGCAGGAGGCCGGCGCTACGGAGGTCGTGCCCGAGACCTTCGAAGCGTCGTTGATGATCATTGCGCATCTGCTGCAATCACTGGGCGTACCGGTGAAACGCATCATCCGTGACATCCAGGACGTGCGTGCGCATCGCTACGAGCTCCTGCGCTCGGTGTTCCGTGGCAAGCAGGCAAGGCGCATCGAGCAGACCCATTCCCTGCGCGAGCAGCTGGGCACCTATGAACTCGGCAGCGACGATCACGCCGTCGGCAAGGTGATCGCCGACCTGCACCTGGAGAACTATGGCGTGGTGGTCACGGCCATTCGCCGCGACGGGATTCTCGGCCGCCAGCCGGATGGCTCGACCGTGCTGCGGGAGCATGACGTGCTGGTGATGTTCGGCACGCCCGAGGATCTCGAGCGTGCCGAAGAACGCATCCTGAAAGGCTGA
- a CDS encoding amidohydrolase produces MRPVLLGMALVGLAACGGGAEEAPASEPLHSTTVTPFPSTYQPMPSEPTLIRNATLLIGNGERLDGGDILLSDGRIAAVGKNIEAPAGAVIMDADGAFVTPGIIDVHSHLGDYASPGVDAHSDGNEMTSPNTAEVWAEHSVWPQDPGFNTALAGGVTSLQVLPGSANLFGGRGVTLKNVRGRSVMDMKFPGAPHGLKMACGENPKRVYGGKGTAPSTRMGNVAGYRAAWIEAEQYLAEIEAAERGEGDMPDRDLKLETLAGVLKGEIIIHNHCYRADEMLVMLDIAREFGYQVGTFHHAVEAYKIGDKLAEAGTCAAMWADWWGFKMEAFDGVRENLPLVDAAGACAIVHSDSAIGIQRLNQEAAKAMAAANKAGMSVTPEQAMRWLTLNPAKSLGVAEQTGSLEAGKMADVVIWQGNPFSVYAKAEKVYIDGALAWDLDDPAHQPVSDFKLGADAGGAK; encoded by the coding sequence CTGCGACCGGTCCTGCTGGGCATGGCACTTGTCGGACTCGCCGCCTGCGGTGGCGGTGCCGAGGAAGCGCCTGCCAGCGAACCCTTGCACAGCACTACCGTGACGCCGTTCCCGTCGACTTACCAGCCGATGCCGAGCGAGCCCACGCTGATTCGCAATGCCACCTTGCTGATCGGCAATGGCGAGCGCCTGGACGGCGGGGACATCCTGCTCTCCGATGGCAGGATCGCCGCAGTCGGCAAGAATATCGAAGCACCTGCAGGTGCCGTGATCATGGACGCCGATGGCGCATTCGTGACGCCGGGCATCATCGATGTGCATTCGCACCTGGGTGATTACGCGTCGCCAGGTGTCGATGCGCATTCCGATGGCAACGAAATGACCTCGCCGAACACGGCCGAAGTCTGGGCCGAGCATTCGGTCTGGCCGCAGGACCCGGGTTTCAACACGGCGCTGGCCGGTGGCGTGACCTCGCTGCAGGTCCTGCCGGGATCGGCCAACCTGTTCGGTGGCCGCGGCGTGACGCTCAAGAACGTTCGTGGTCGCTCGGTCATGGACATGAAATTCCCCGGCGCTCCCCATGGCTTGAAGATGGCCTGTGGCGAGAACCCGAAGCGCGTCTATGGCGGCAAGGGCACGGCGCCATCGACCCGCATGGGCAACGTCGCGGGTTATCGCGCGGCCTGGATCGAAGCCGAGCAGTACCTGGCCGAAATCGAAGCGGCCGAGCGCGGTGAAGGCGACATGCCGGATCGCGATCTCAAGCTGGAGACGCTCGCCGGTGTCCTGAAGGGCGAGATCATCATCCACAACCACTGCTACCGTGCCGACGAAATGCTGGTGATGCTCGATATCGCCAGGGAATTCGGTTACCAGGTCGGCACCTTCCACCATGCGGTCGAGGCTTACAAGATCGGCGACAAGCTCGCCGAGGCCGGTACCTGTGCAGCGATGTGGGCCGACTGGTGGGGCTTCAAGATGGAAGCCTTCGATGGCGTGCGCGAGAACCTGCCGCTGGTCGATGCGGCCGGTGCCTGTGCCATCGTGCACTCGGATTCGGCCATCGGCATCCAGCGCCTGAACCAGGAAGCGGCCAAGGCCATGGCCGCGGCCAACAAGGCGGGCATGAGTGTCACGCCGGAACAGGCCATGCGCTGGCTCACCCTGAACCCGGCGAAGTCACTGGGTGTGGCCGAGCAGACGGGTTCGCTGGAGGCGGGCAAGATGGCCGACGTGGTGATCTGGCAGGGCAATCCATTCAGCGTCTATGCCAAAGCCGAGAAGGTCTATATCGACGGTGCGCTCGCCTGGGACCTTGACGACCCGGCCCACCAGCCGGTGTCCGACTTCAAGCTGGGCGCTGACGCGGGAGGTGCGAAATGA
- a CDS encoding amidohydrolase family protein — protein MNRFMKKHLPLLLALLAMPAGAGDIAIINGTVHTVSDAGVIEKGTVLIRDDRIIAVGADVAVPDDAVVIDANGRIVTPGLVEPASQLGLTEVGAVDGTNDWTSLDDRFTASHAVADAINPRSSLIPIQRMEGVTRAVSVPAVSYDGGQLISGRSAAISLGSVSDFIVREHAGMHAAFGETAAQLAGGSRGVAMLKLREALDDARDFARNRDAFMAADRYAYALSRLDLEALQPVLAGDMPFVVGVERASDIEAILRLAADYQLKLVISGGSEAWMVADQLAAANVPVIVDAYQNLPSSFESLGSTLENAARLHAAGVTVVFSAGAGTGPSGTHNARNITQYAGNAVAHGLDYDAALAAITANPAAIYGLSDVGRLAAGYRADVVIWDGDPLEVTSFPDAVLIDGEMMPMTSRQQLLRDRYRDDEDWPQAYDKP, from the coding sequence ATGAACCGCTTCATGAAGAAACACCTGCCCTTGCTGCTGGCGCTGCTGGCCATGCCAGCAGGCGCGGGCGACATTGCCATCATCAACGGCACTGTCCATACCGTGTCGGATGCCGGCGTGATCGAAAAGGGCACCGTCCTGATTCGTGACGACCGGATCATCGCCGTCGGTGCCGATGTGGCGGTGCCGGACGATGCCGTGGTGATCGACGCCAATGGCCGTATCGTCACGCCGGGCCTGGTCGAGCCGGCCAGCCAGCTCGGCCTGACCGAGGTCGGCGCTGTCGATGGCACCAATGATTGGACCTCGCTGGACGATCGCTTTACCGCCTCGCATGCCGTGGCGGATGCCATCAATCCCCGTTCCAGCCTGATTCCCATCCAGCGCATGGAAGGCGTGACCCGCGCTGTCAGCGTGCCGGCTGTCAGCTACGACGGTGGCCAGCTGATCTCGGGACGCAGCGCCGCCATTTCGCTGGGCAGCGTGAGTGACTTCATTGTGCGCGAGCATGCCGGCATGCACGCCGCCTTTGGCGAAACCGCTGCGCAGCTTGCCGGTGGCAGCCGTGGTGTGGCCATGCTGAAGCTGCGCGAAGCGCTGGACGATGCCCGTGACTTTGCTCGCAATCGCGACGCCTTCATGGCAGCCGATCGTTACGCTTACGCCCTGTCGCGTCTCGACCTCGAGGCCTTGCAGCCGGTGCTGGCGGGCGACATGCCCTTCGTGGTCGGTGTCGAGCGTGCCAGTGACATCGAGGCCATCCTGCGCCTGGCCGCGGACTACCAGCTCAAGCTGGTGATCAGCGGTGGCAGCGAGGCCTGGATGGTCGCTGACCAGCTGGCCGCTGCCAATGTGCCGGTGATTGTCGATGCCTACCAGAACCTGCCGTCGAGCTTCGAATCACTGGGCTCCACGCTGGAAAACGCGGCCCGTTTGCACGCCGCGGGCGTCACGGTGGTGTTCTCGGCCGGTGCCGGTACGGGCCCCAGCGGTACTCACAATGCTCGCAACATCACCCAGTACGCCGGCAATGCCGTGGCCCATGGCCTCGACTACGATGCGGCCCTGGCTGCCATCACGGCCAACCCGGCGGCGATCTATGGCCTGTCGGATGTCGGTCGACTGGCCGCGGGATACCGCGCGGATGTGGTTATCTGGGATGGCGACCCGCTGGAGGTCACCAGCTTCCCGGATGCCGTGCTGATCGATGGTGAAATGATGCCGATGACGTCGCGCCAGCAGCTGCTGCGCGATCGTTACCGCGACGACGAGGACTGGCCCCAGGCTTACGACAAGCCCTGA
- a CDS encoding GNAT family N-acetyltransferase encodes MESERLTLKPIDESDIDALLVLWNEPDLRRQFWGAEELSRQDVAMLVTESKALAAEGKGGLHRVSDKGEPDTVVGFGGYWQFEGDELPQIIFGLAPDHWGMGLATELARLLIAHGLDSLELPVVRGGTDAANVSSQRVMEKAGMNFVERVRAGGKDIRYYEARK; translated from the coding sequence ATGGAATCGGAACGCCTGACACTCAAACCCATCGATGAGTCGGATATCGATGCCTTGCTCGTGCTCTGGAACGAGCCGGACCTGCGGCGCCAGTTCTGGGGGGCCGAGGAGCTTTCGCGCCAGGATGTCGCCATGCTGGTCACCGAGAGCAAGGCACTGGCCGCCGAGGGCAAGGGCGGCCTGCACCGGGTCAGCGACAAGGGCGAGCCGGATACGGTCGTCGGCTTCGGCGGATACTGGCAATTCGAGGGCGACGAGCTGCCGCAGATCATTTTCGGCCTGGCACCCGACCACTGGGGCATGGGCCTGGCCACCGAGCTGGCGCGCCTGCTGATTGCTCATGGCCTGGACTCGCTGGAACTGCCGGTGGTGCGCGGCGGTACCGATGCCGCCAACGTGTCCTCGCAGCGCGTCATGGAAAAGGCCGGCATGAATTTTGTCGAGCGCGTGCGTGCTGGCGGCAAGGACATCCGTTACTACGAGGCCCGCAAATGA
- a CDS encoding PLD nuclease N-terminal domain-containing protein, whose protein sequence is MTSPIGALFWLAVVAADVYAILNIVQARRENGTKLLWILLVAFLPIVGAAVWFVAGPRGRSA, encoded by the coding sequence ATGACGTCTCCCATTGGTGCCTTGTTCTGGCTGGCGGTCGTGGCCGCCGATGTCTATGCCATCCTGAATATCGTCCAGGCTCGGCGCGAGAACGGCACCAAGCTGCTATGGATACTGCTGGTGGCCTTCCTGCCGATCGTGGGTGCCGCCGTCTGGTTCGTGGCGGGGCCGCGCGGCCGCAGCGCCTGA
- the rlmJ gene encoding 23S rRNA (adenine(2030)-N(6))-methyltransferase RlmJ gives MLSYRHAFHAGNRADCHKHAQLHHVLTRLAEKPRPMSLMDAFAGAGEYALESEEALKTGEAASGIRELAARDEADAALAPYLDAVRPWLARSAYPGSPMIMANALREGDELQLLELHPRDVEHLRRCARQHPAVHVHQRDAREGVKGLLPMQHRRGLVLLDPPYERLDEYQEVVALLEAVEARWPQAVLGLWYPLLADPARDRARQAMLDGIAASGLRRVYRQELVFDPDAHGLRGSGMLWLRPPWQAEQAFAAIGAGLLAVFGGQRGAEGWLVEE, from the coding sequence ATGCTGAGTTATCGCCATGCCTTCCATGCAGGCAACCGTGCCGATTGTCACAAGCATGCGCAGCTTCACCATGTCCTGACCCGCCTGGCGGAAAAACCCAGGCCGATGTCCTTGATGGACGCCTTTGCCGGGGCCGGCGAGTATGCGCTGGAGTCCGAGGAGGCGCTGAAAACCGGCGAAGCCGCCAGCGGCATACGGGAACTGGCGGCTCGTGACGAAGCCGATGCCGCGCTCGCTCCCTACCTCGATGCGGTTCGACCCTGGCTGGCGCGGTCGGCGTACCCGGGTTCGCCGATGATCATGGCAAACGCCCTGCGCGAAGGCGACGAGCTGCAGCTGCTGGAACTGCATCCGCGTGATGTCGAACACTTGCGCCGATGCGCGCGCCAGCATCCGGCCGTGCATGTCCACCAGCGCGATGCCCGCGAGGGTGTGAAGGGCCTGCTGCCCATGCAGCATCGTCGCGGCCTGGTCTTGCTGGATCCGCCGTATGAACGCCTCGACGAATACCAGGAGGTGGTCGCGCTGCTGGAGGCCGTCGAGGCACGTTGGCCACAGGCCGTGCTGGGACTCTGGTATCCTCTGCTGGCCGATCCGGCCCGGGACCGTGCTCGCCAGGCCATGCTGGACGGTATCGCGGCATCCGGGCTGCGCCGGGTCTACCGCCAGGAGCTGGTATTCGACCCGGATGCGCATGGACTGAGGGGCAGTGGCATGCTCTGGCTGCGGCCGCCCTGGCAGGCCGAGCAGGCCTTTGCGGCGATCGGCGCGGGCTTGCTGGCGGTCTTCGGTGGCCAGCGCGGGGCAGAAGGCTGGCTGGTCGAGGAATGA
- the pepQ gene encoding Xaa-Pro dipeptidase, giving the protein MSHDISHDMQSPYAEHFRTLQSRHRDAMEAADIDHLLIPSGSLHVAFLDDYTYPFVVNPLFKYWVPVTNNPNSLLVITPGEKPKLAFYSPVDFWHKTHPVPEDFWTDHFDIHPVAKLDEAVSLLPADLSRTAWLGEPHPLTEEWGVGSVNPEGLINHLHYQRAWKTGYEIECLRQANRVAARAHMAAEAAFRNGASEFDIHMAYLEGGEHNEHQLPYGNIVALNEHAAILHYQYQSREAPSEHRSFLIDAGCVHNGYNSDITRTYASGKNEFAELIDRMHVLQKAICDEIAPGLDYAELHVGTHRKLADVLNEFGLAEGSSEALLADGVTRAFFPHGLGHFLGLQVHDVGGLQASASGGTIDRPADHPFLRLTRDIDVDQVFTIEPGLYFIPSLLDDLKSGSGGKLVNWDRVRAFMPFGGIRIEDNIHVTADGHDNLTREAFNAEGR; this is encoded by the coding sequence ATGAGCCACGACATCAGCCACGATATGCAGTCACCCTACGCCGAACACTTCCGCACGCTGCAGTCGCGCCACCGCGACGCCATGGAGGCGGCGGATATCGATCACTTGCTGATACCCAGCGGCAGCCTGCACGTTGCCTTCCTGGACGACTACACCTACCCCTTCGTGGTGAACCCGCTGTTCAAGTACTGGGTGCCGGTCACGAACAACCCGAACAGCCTGCTGGTGATCACGCCGGGCGAAAAGCCGAAGCTGGCGTTCTACTCGCCGGTGGATTTCTGGCACAAGACCCACCCGGTGCCGGAAGACTTCTGGACGGACCACTTCGACATCCACCCGGTCGCCAAGCTGGATGAGGCGGTATCGTTACTGCCCGCCGACCTGTCGCGCACTGCCTGGCTGGGCGAACCGCACCCGCTGACCGAGGAATGGGGCGTCGGATCGGTCAATCCCGAGGGCCTGATCAACCACCTTCATTACCAGCGCGCCTGGAAGACCGGCTACGAGATCGAATGCCTGCGCCAGGCCAACCGGGTTGCCGCACGCGCCCACATGGCCGCCGAAGCGGCCTTCCGCAACGGCGCATCGGAATTCGACATCCACATGGCCTACCTGGAAGGTGGCGAGCACAACGAGCACCAGCTTCCCTACGGCAACATCGTTGCGCTGAATGAACATGCCGCGATCCTGCATTACCAGTACCAGTCACGCGAAGCGCCCAGCGAACACCGGTCCTTCCTGATCGATGCCGGCTGCGTGCACAACGGTTACAACTCGGACATCACTCGCACCTATGCCAGCGGCAAGAACGAATTTGCCGAGCTGATCGATCGCATGCATGTGCTGCAAAAAGCGATCTGTGACGAGATCGCACCGGGACTCGACTACGCCGAGCTGCATGTCGGAACCCACCGCAAGCTGGCCGACGTGCTGAACGAGTTCGGCCTTGCCGAGGGCAGCAGCGAAGCCTTGCTGGCTGACGGCGTCACGCGGGCCTTTTTCCCGCACGGCCTCGGGCACTTCCTCGGCCTGCAGGTGCATGACGTGGGTGGCCTCCAGGCCAGCGCCAGTGGCGGCACCATTGATCGCCCGGCCGACCATCCGTTCCTGCGCCTGACCCGTGATATCGATGTCGACCAGGTGTTCACCATCGAACCGGGCCTGTACTTCATCCCGTCGCTGCTCGACGACCTGAAGAGCGGCAGCGGCGGCAAGCTGGTCAACTGGGACCGGGTTCGCGCCTTCATGCCCTTTGGTGGCATTCGCATCGAGGACAACATCCATGTCACGGCGGACGGTCATGACAACCTGACCCGCGAAGCCTTCAACGCCGAAGGTCGCTGA
- a CDS encoding protein kinase, with product MSLRSLLPVFLLALAGLLEFSGITPAAERSAYATGMQISANRRPSERLVILKSDLPAAAGPEFLSLLRALRHSGPDQIAVIPESFDAVDSEILAALDAEAGKDSVSDLRLWLDPAARRYAMTGTAMIVGLQHAGEFDAAPPEQVDNLVRWELRKPLDSRPGWLPSTFRQPRSMPGVPLLDWLGGPQPPVVKPAAVHPAWLDQVAGVAMLPPETNPVTQPLVVSVEGHWLPTLPLWLAAAVGNVPLERITISDSGELLLGEQALPVDAALRAWPYFYADGVTEVSAADVRSGNADLRGKIVLVSLDDRLSIETPLGPMSLPQVIMQTAASLRAGDLYRRPAGSPAWSILAWLLVFAWLAFIVPRIDMRLAAVGTLVMLLLGLNIEFILLISQSLWVPLAGALLYLMSGHALAIAVMGWQQQLRARGRELEETRLALAVSKREQGHLEAAFETLQHCGRSRQVMRELHALGLDYERKRHVARALAVFRHLAVLSGGSPDIDKRIARLEEAEAQRLGSRNSSPLATVPTDGSAVKPRIGRFDIEKELGRGAAGVVYLGRDARIGRRVAVKTLALHEEYSGSELIDAKRRFFREAEAAGRLSHPSIVTIYDVGEEEDLAYIAMDYMRGEPLSTHTREGKLLPVEEVIDIGINVADALHYAHDEGVVHRDVKPANIVFTGEGRELKVTDFGVAHLVDASSTKTGTILGSPSFMSPEQVSGHRVDGRSDLWSLGVTLYQLLSGHLPFTGEPMATLMFRIANEEPNDIRGWRPELAADIVAVLEKALQKKPGDRFQSGREMAEALRACKQEPAA from the coding sequence ATGAGCCTGCGCAGTCTGCTGCCGGTGTTCTTGCTGGCCCTTGCCGGCCTGCTGGAGTTTTCCGGCATCACCCCGGCTGCCGAGCGCAGCGCCTACGCAACCGGCATGCAGATTTCCGCCAATCGCCGCCCCTCCGAGCGGCTGGTCATCCTGAAGAGCGACCTGCCGGCGGCGGCGGGGCCGGAATTCCTGTCCTTGTTGCGGGCACTGCGGCACTCGGGTCCCGACCAGATTGCCGTGATTCCCGAATCATTCGATGCGGTCGACAGTGAAATCCTGGCGGCCCTTGATGCAGAGGCTGGCAAGGACTCGGTATCCGATCTGCGCCTCTGGCTCGACCCGGCAGCACGACGCTATGCCATGACCGGCACGGCGATGATCGTCGGCCTGCAGCATGCGGGCGAGTTCGACGCCGCCCCGCCGGAGCAGGTCGACAACCTGGTTCGCTGGGAACTGCGCAAGCCGCTCGACAGCCGTCCTGGCTGGTTGCCGTCGACGTTCCGCCAGCCGCGCAGCATGCCGGGCGTGCCCTTGCTGGACTGGCTCGGCGGCCCCCAGCCGCCGGTGGTCAAACCGGCGGCCGTGCACCCGGCCTGGCTGGACCAGGTGGCTGGCGTGGCGATGTTGCCACCGGAAACGAACCCGGTGACCCAGCCCCTGGTGGTGTCGGTGGAAGGCCATTGGCTGCCAACCCTGCCGTTGTGGCTGGCGGCCGCGGTCGGCAACGTGCCGCTGGAACGCATCACCATCAGCGACTCCGGCGAGTTGCTGCTGGGTGAGCAGGCGCTGCCGGTCGATGCGGCCTTGCGCGCCTGGCCGTATTTCTACGCCGATGGCGTGACCGAGGTGTCGGCCGCGGACGTGCGCTCCGGCAACGCCGACCTGCGTGGCAAGATCGTGCTGGTGTCGCTGGACGACAGGCTCAGCATCGAAACGCCGCTCGGACCCATGTCCTTGCCGCAGGTCATCATGCAGACGGCAGCCAGCCTGCGCGCGGGCGACCTCTATCGCCGGCCGGCCGGTTCGCCAGCGTGGTCGATACTGGCCTGGTTGCTGGTATTTGCCTGGCTGGCCTTCATCGTGCCGCGCATCGACATGCGACTGGCCGCCGTCGGCACGCTGGTCATGCTGCTGCTGGGCCTGAACATCGAATTCATCCTGCTGATTTCGCAATCGCTCTGGGTGCCACTGGCCGGCGCCTTGTTGTACCTGATGTCCGGCCATGCGCTGGCGATTGCGGTGATGGGCTGGCAGCAGCAGCTGCGGGCTCGCGGGCGCGAGCTGGAGGAGACCCGGCTGGCGCTGGCGGTATCCAAGCGTGAGCAGGGCCACCTGGAAGCCGCGTTCGAGACATTGCAGCATTGTGGACGGTCCCGGCAGGTCATGCGCGAACTGCATGCACTGGGGCTGGATTACGAGCGCAAGCGGCATGTCGCGCGGGCGCTGGCCGTGTTCCGTCACCTGGCAGTCCTGTCTGGTGGATCGCCGGACATCGACAAGCGGATTGCGCGTCTCGAGGAAGCCGAGGCGCAGCGCCTCGGGTCGCGCAACAGCAGTCCGCTGGCCACCGTGCCGACCGATGGCAGTGCGGTCAAACCCCGTATCGGTCGCTTCGATATCGAGAAGGAGCTGGGTCGCGGCGCAGCCGGTGTTGTCTACCTCGGCCGTGACGCCCGCATCGGTCGACGGGTCGCGGTCAAGACCCTAGCCCTGCACGAGGAGTACAGCGGCAGCGAACTGATCGATGCCAAGCGCCGGTTTTTCCGCGAGGCGGAAGCCGCCGGCCGCCTGAGCCATCCCAGCATCGTCACCATTTACGATGTCGGCGAGGAGGAAGACCTGGCCTACATCGCCATGGATTACATGCGCGGCGAGCCGCTGTCCACGCATACCCGTGAAGGCAAGTTGCTGCCGGTCGAGGAGGTCATCGATATCGGCATCAATGTGGCCGATGCCCTGCATTACGCGCATGACGAAGGCGTGGTGCATCGCGATGTGAAGCCGGCGAACATTGTCTTCACCGGCGAGGGCCGCGAGCTCAAGGTGACCGATTTCGGCGTTGCCCACCTGGTCGATGCCAGCAGCACCAAGACGGGCACCATTCTCGGCAGCCCTTCCTTCATGTCTCCCGAGCAGGTCTCCGGGCACCGCGTCGACGGCCGTTCCGACCTCTGGTCACTGGGCGTGACGCTTTACCAGTTGCTCAGCGGGCACCTGCCGTTCACCGGCGAACCGATGGCGACGTTGATGTTCCGCATTGCCAACGAGGAGCCGAATGACATTCGTGGCTGGCGTCCGGAGCTCGCTGCCGACATCGTGGCCGTGCTCGAGAAAGCCTTGCAGAAAAAACCGGGCGACCGCTTCCAGTCGGGTCGGGAAATGGCCGAAGCACTGCGGGCCTGCAAGCAGGAACCCGCCGCGTGA